One Actinospica robiniae DSM 44927 genomic region harbors:
- a CDS encoding glycosyltransferase gives MKIVAVLTAYHPDDRLVAVVDSALEDCAAVVVADNTPADSSSLASKLDDPRVTVLPIGRNLGLGGALNLAARELPADAEAVLLMDQDSVLPAGLVAGLARHLESDPAIGIAAPTPWDAEHGGAYSFGTEGKTVEDRPVVITSGMLVRRECVDRVPFRADLFNDFVDMTFCIDVHDAGFRIVQDYTLQLPHSMGDRREHGLGPWRVRVIHYPPWRHYWIARNGVQFVRDYLRRRPLAFGSMGIFLGRKFISVACWGPRRGAQVTALTRGVLDGLTGRYSLGYLPNGAFPPGVRDAESPGDAA, from the coding sequence ATGAAGATCGTCGCGGTGCTGACGGCCTACCATCCGGATGATCGCCTGGTCGCCGTGGTGGACTCCGCGCTCGAGGACTGCGCGGCGGTGGTGGTGGCGGACAACACCCCGGCCGACTCTTCCAGCCTCGCCTCGAAGCTCGACGATCCGCGCGTCACCGTGCTCCCGATCGGACGCAACCTCGGCCTCGGCGGCGCGCTCAACCTGGCCGCGCGCGAACTGCCCGCGGACGCCGAGGCCGTGCTGCTCATGGACCAGGACTCGGTGCTCCCGGCTGGCCTCGTGGCCGGGCTGGCCCGGCACCTCGAGTCCGACCCGGCCATCGGTATCGCCGCGCCCACCCCGTGGGACGCCGAGCACGGCGGCGCCTACAGCTTCGGCACCGAGGGCAAGACCGTCGAGGACCGGCCGGTCGTGATCACCTCCGGGATGCTGGTGCGCCGCGAGTGCGTCGACCGGGTGCCCTTCCGGGCCGACCTGTTCAACGACTTCGTGGACATGACCTTCTGCATCGACGTGCACGACGCGGGGTTCCGCATCGTGCAGGACTACACGCTGCAACTGCCGCACTCGATGGGCGACCGCCGCGAGCACGGTCTCGGGCCGTGGCGCGTCCGCGTCATCCACTACCCGCCGTGGCGGCACTACTGGATCGCGCGCAACGGTGTGCAGTTCGTGCGCGACTACCTGAGGCGGAGGCCGCTCGCCTTCGGCTCGATGGGCATCTTCCTCGGCCGCAAGTTCATCTCCGTCGCCTGCTGGGGTCCTCGACGCGGCGCGCAGGTCACCGCGCTCACCCGGGGCGTGCTCGACGGCCTGACCGGCCGCTACTCGCTCGGCTACCTGCCCAACGGCGCCTTCCCGCCGGGCGTGCGGGACGCCGAGTCGCCCGGGGATGCCGCGTGA
- a CDS encoding lipopolysaccharide biosynthesis protein: MRRVLDLLRRPTAFLAVGLIVSAFSGSVFLLILNLALTATDVTALNGLNVLLAAISTGIMAGIEQEMVRAVSRAIARGLSPAPVIRRQVKQAGWFVGGTLALCLALAPLLVDHWLGDSWILYAELMLGLAGAMVSFQVRGTLSGRQDFHVFSITLLVESFTRLIPSLALLALGCHAAWAYGFFFALGPVLSALVGIVLPRLWVRPHLAHPAPASGAQPAEEEGSGRAAANLGLLTSATLASQLLLNAVPLLVEAFYQHASDHLVQNQTAGILSAVGLARLGIVALLPIQTPLLPKLTSAAERGEFAEVRRRTLVLTAVCAGLGLAAVLVSATLGPWAMRDILHAKAALPSWFLAAFSAGTMFMMIGFILQAGLIALNRHLSVMIGWTVGVAVTVPVFAVSNAGDILHVTAAGALIGPLAAALFLAIDLWWTMRRRAAAQGTRSAADPASATALAARSQV; the protein is encoded by the coding sequence ATGCGCCGCGTCCTGGACCTCCTGCGCCGGCCCACCGCATTCCTCGCCGTGGGCCTGATCGTCTCGGCGTTCTCCGGATCGGTGTTCCTGCTGATCCTGAACCTGGCGCTGACCGCCACCGACGTCACCGCGCTCAACGGCCTCAACGTGCTGCTCGCGGCGATCAGCACCGGCATCATGGCCGGGATCGAGCAGGAGATGGTGCGCGCGGTCAGCCGCGCGATCGCCCGCGGCCTCTCCCCGGCCCCGGTCATCCGGCGGCAGGTCAAGCAGGCCGGCTGGTTCGTCGGCGGCACCCTGGCGCTGTGCCTGGCGCTCGCACCGCTGCTGGTGGACCACTGGCTGGGCGACAGCTGGATCCTCTACGCCGAGCTGATGCTCGGCCTGGCCGGCGCGATGGTCTCGTTCCAGGTGCGCGGCACGCTCTCGGGCCGGCAGGACTTCCACGTCTTCTCGATCACGCTGCTGGTGGAGTCCTTCACCCGGCTGATCCCGAGCCTGGCGCTGCTGGCCCTCGGCTGTCACGCCGCCTGGGCCTACGGCTTCTTCTTCGCGCTCGGCCCGGTGCTCTCCGCACTCGTCGGGATCGTGCTGCCCCGGCTGTGGGTGCGACCGCACCTGGCGCACCCGGCTCCCGCGAGCGGCGCGCAGCCGGCGGAAGAGGAGGGCAGCGGCCGGGCCGCGGCCAACCTGGGCCTGCTGACCAGCGCGACCCTCGCCTCGCAGCTGCTGCTCAACGCCGTGCCGCTGCTCGTGGAGGCGTTTTACCAGCACGCGAGCGACCACCTGGTGCAGAACCAGACCGCCGGAATCCTCTCGGCGGTGGGCCTGGCCCGGCTGGGCATCGTGGCGCTGCTGCCGATCCAGACCCCGCTGCTGCCGAAACTGACCTCGGCCGCGGAGCGGGGCGAGTTCGCCGAGGTCCGTCGGCGGACGCTGGTGCTCACGGCCGTGTGCGCGGGGCTCGGCCTGGCCGCGGTGCTGGTGTCGGCGACGTTGGGCCCCTGGGCGATGCGCGACATCCTGCACGCGAAGGCGGCCCTGCCTAGCTGGTTCCTCGCCGCCTTCTCCGCGGGCACCATGTTCATGATGATCGGGTTCATCCTGCAGGCCGGGCTGATCGCGCTCAACCGCCACCTGAGCGTGATGATCGGCTGGACGGTCGGCGTCGCCGTGACCGTGCCGGTCTTCGCGGTCTCCAACGCCGGCGACATCCTGCACGTCACCGCCGCGGGCGCGCTGATCGGCCCGCTGGCCGCCGCGCTGTTCCTGGCGATCGACCTGTGGTGGACCATGCGCCGCCGCGCCGCGGCGCAGGGCACGCGCTCCGCGGCGGACCCGGCCTCGGCCACGGCGCTCGCCGCCCGGTCCCAGGTCTAG
- the mca gene encoding mycothiol conjugate amidase Mca encodes MEDRLRLMAVHAHPDDESSKGAGTMAKYVAEGVEVLVVTCTGGERGDVLNPRLKGDPEIEANIHEVRRAEMERARQILGVAQAWLGFVDSGLPEGDPLPPLPEGCFALEKVETAAEPLVRLMREFRPHVVTTYDENGGYPHPDHIQCHRVSVEAFDAAGDPDRYPGTGAPWQPLKLYYNQTFSRARVMALHEAMLERTGSSPYEGWMERWDERGDRLEREITTHVNCADYFEVRDQALLAHATQVDPDGSWFSVPMDLQKAVWPTEDFELARSLVDTAIPEDDLFAGIR; translated from the coding sequence GTGGAGGACAGACTGCGGCTGATGGCGGTGCACGCGCACCCGGACGACGAGTCGTCCAAGGGCGCGGGCACGATGGCCAAGTACGTCGCCGAGGGGGTGGAGGTGCTCGTGGTCACCTGCACCGGAGGCGAGCGCGGGGACGTGCTCAACCCGAGGCTGAAGGGCGACCCCGAGATCGAGGCGAACATCCACGAGGTGCGCCGGGCCGAGATGGAGCGGGCCCGGCAGATCCTCGGCGTGGCGCAGGCGTGGCTGGGCTTCGTCGACTCCGGGCTGCCCGAGGGCGACCCGCTGCCGCCGCTGCCGGAGGGCTGCTTCGCGCTGGAGAAGGTGGAGACGGCGGCGGAGCCGCTGGTCCGGCTGATGCGCGAGTTCCGGCCGCACGTGGTCACCACGTACGACGAGAACGGCGGCTACCCGCACCCGGACCACATCCAGTGCCACCGGGTGAGTGTGGAGGCGTTCGACGCCGCGGGGGACCCGGACCGCTACCCGGGCACCGGCGCGCCGTGGCAGCCGCTCAAGCTGTACTACAACCAGACTTTCTCGCGGGCCCGGGTGATGGCCCTGCACGAGGCGATGCTCGAGCGCACCGGATCCTCGCCCTACGAGGGCTGGATGGAGCGCTGGGACGAGCGCGGCGACCGGCTCGAGCGCGAGATCACCACGCACGTGAACTGCGCGGACTACTTCGAGGTGCGCGACCAGGCGCTGCTGGCGCACGCCACCCAGGTCGATCCGGACGGCTCCTGGTTCTCGGTGCCGATGGACCTGCAGAAGGCGGTCTGGCCGACCGAGGACTTTGAACTGGCGCGCAGCCTGGTGGACACCGCGATCCCGGAGGACGACCTGTTCGCCGGCATCCGCTAG
- a CDS encoding NAD-dependent epimerase/dehydratase family protein: MQKVLVSGSAGFIGGYVVEELLRRGYAVSGIDDYSKYGKVVKSYDSHPDYHFTEGDVRDTALMTELLGDCDHFVAGAALIGGISYFHTYAYDLLAANERIIASSCDAAIAARRAGSPLGKVTYLSSSMVFESTDSWPSAEGDERRVPPPLSSYGFQKLAVEYFARAAWDQYQVPYTIVRPFNCVGIGESRALGDQEVLSGNVKLAMSHVVPDLVQKILKGQDPLHVLGTGEQIRHYTYGGDLARGIVTAMEHPDALNEDFNLSTPHGHTVLELAEAIWRKIKGPDAPLAFVHDESFEHDVQRRVPATEKAKRVLGFEAATSLGDMLDEVIPWITEAVDNGTL; this comes from the coding sequence GTGCAGAAGGTTCTGGTCAGCGGCTCCGCCGGATTCATCGGCGGCTACGTGGTCGAGGAACTGCTTCGGCGGGGCTACGCCGTGTCAGGCATCGACGATTACTCGAAGTACGGCAAGGTGGTCAAGTCCTACGACTCCCACCCGGACTACCACTTCACCGAGGGGGACGTGCGTGACACGGCCCTGATGACCGAGCTGCTCGGCGACTGCGACCACTTCGTCGCCGGCGCCGCGCTGATCGGCGGCATCTCGTACTTCCACACCTACGCGTACGACCTGCTCGCGGCGAACGAGCGGATCATCGCCTCGTCCTGCGACGCGGCCATCGCGGCCCGCCGGGCCGGCTCGCCGCTGGGCAAGGTGACGTATCTGTCCTCGTCGATGGTGTTCGAGTCCACCGACAGCTGGCCGAGCGCCGAGGGCGACGAGCGCCGGGTGCCCCCGCCGCTCTCCTCCTACGGCTTCCAGAAGCTCGCGGTCGAGTACTTCGCCCGGGCCGCCTGGGACCAGTACCAGGTGCCTTACACGATCGTGCGGCCGTTCAACTGCGTCGGCATCGGCGAGTCGCGCGCCCTGGGCGACCAGGAGGTGCTCTCCGGCAACGTCAAGCTGGCCATGTCGCACGTGGTGCCGGACCTGGTGCAGAAGATCCTCAAGGGCCAGGACCCGCTGCACGTGCTGGGTACCGGCGAGCAGATCCGCCACTACACCTACGGCGGCGACCTCGCCCGCGGCATCGTCACGGCGATGGAGCACCCGGACGCGCTGAACGAGGACTTCAACCTCTCCACCCCGCACGGCCACACCGTGCTCGAGCTGGCCGAGGCGATCTGGCGCAAGATCAAGGGCCCGGACGCGCCGCTCGCCTTCGTGCACGACGAGTCCTTCGAGCACGACGTGCAGCGCCGGGTGCCGGCCACGGAGAAGGCGAAGCGGGTGCTCGGGTTCGAGGCCGCCACCTCGCTCGGGGACATGCTCGACGAGGTCATCCCGTGGATCACCGAGGCCGTGGACAACGGCACGCTCTGA
- a CDS encoding glycosyltransferase family 2 protein, translating to MAEAVAPPGIDILMPYYGDVALMQESVRSVLSQTDPDWHLTVVDDGEAAGVPEWFAALGDERVSYLRNPVNLGVSGNFQKCLGLARRERMVMIGCDDQLMPNYVARVRELERTRPGVGLIQPGVEVIDEHGEPVMGLADTIKRRLYAPKELHDGGPMSLAGEELAASLLRGNWLYFPSLCWRTDAIKASRGFREDLRVVQDLAVIIELVEKGESLLADSVPAFRYRRHSGSESSIAAVDGSRFDESRRFFTATADRMDEIGWPRAALVARRHRAVRLHALSLAPTALRQHDTALFRRLVRYAASTK from the coding sequence ATGGCCGAAGCCGTCGCGCCGCCGGGCATCGACATCCTGATGCCGTACTACGGCGATGTCGCGCTGATGCAGGAGTCTGTCCGCAGCGTGCTGAGCCAGACCGACCCGGACTGGCACCTGACCGTGGTCGACGACGGCGAGGCGGCCGGGGTGCCGGAGTGGTTCGCCGCGCTCGGCGACGAGCGGGTGAGCTATCTGCGCAATCCGGTCAACCTGGGCGTGTCCGGGAACTTCCAGAAGTGCCTCGGCCTGGCCCGACGCGAGCGCATGGTGATGATCGGCTGCGACGACCAGCTGATGCCGAACTACGTGGCGCGGGTGCGCGAACTCGAGCGCACCCGGCCGGGCGTCGGCCTGATCCAGCCCGGGGTCGAGGTCATCGACGAGCACGGCGAGCCGGTGATGGGCCTGGCCGACACGATCAAGCGCCGCCTCTACGCGCCCAAGGAGCTGCACGACGGCGGGCCGATGTCACTGGCGGGCGAGGAGCTCGCGGCCAGCCTGCTGCGCGGCAACTGGCTCTACTTCCCCTCGCTGTGCTGGCGGACCGACGCGATCAAGGCCTCGCGCGGCTTCCGGGAGGATCTGCGCGTGGTGCAGGACCTGGCCGTGATCATCGAGCTGGTGGAGAAGGGCGAGTCACTGCTGGCCGATTCGGTGCCGGCCTTCCGCTACCGCCGGCACTCCGGCAGCGAGTCCTCGATCGCGGCGGTGGACGGCTCGCGGTTCGACGAGTCGCGCCGCTTCTTCACCGCGACCGCGGACCGGATGGACGAGATCGGCTGGCCCCGCGCCGCACTCGTCGCCCGCCGGCACCGGGCCGTGCGGCTGCACGCGCTCTCCCTGGCTCCCACGGCCCTGCGCCAGCACGACACCGCGCTCTTCCGTCGGCTGGTGCGGTACGCGGCGTCCACGAAGTGA
- a CDS encoding DUF2304 domain-containing protein — protein MLIQFLLILAALVLFSTFLRLAHTARLQAFKRIGFLLFCLFGVIAVLRPGVMTWLANQVGVGRGTDLLLYILVVVFAFFSLNTYLRFKDTERRLTKLARAMAIRDAVAPPVRALEQDDPETIVDQDVLAR, from the coding sequence GTGCTGATCCAATTCCTGCTGATCCTCGCGGCCCTGGTGCTGTTCTCCACCTTCCTGCGGCTCGCGCACACCGCGCGGCTGCAGGCGTTCAAGCGCATAGGGTTCCTGCTGTTCTGCCTGTTCGGCGTGATCGCGGTGCTGCGGCCGGGCGTGATGACCTGGCTGGCCAACCAGGTCGGCGTCGGGCGCGGCACGGACCTGCTGCTGTACATACTGGTCGTCGTGTTCGCGTTCTTCTCGCTCAACACCTACCTGCGGTTCAAGGACACCGAGCGCCGGCTGACGAAGCTGGCCCGGGCCATGGCGATCCGCGACGCGGTGGCCCCGCCGGTGCGGGCGCTGGAGCAGGACGACCCGGAGACCATCGTCGACCAGGACGTGCTGGCCCGCTGA
- the rfbD gene encoding dTDP-4-dehydrorhamnose reductase, whose amino-acid sequence MTRETETTENTASRLLIVGAGGMLGRELAGLLREAGRGPGALGRAELDVTDACAVKDAVAGYDVVFNASAWTDVDGAETHEDEAAAINGAAVRNLAEACADGGAKLLHISTDYVFPGDATDPIREDAPTSPINAYGRTKLLGEQAVLEVLPDSGYVVRTAWLYGPYGRNFVATILNAATQREQLDVVDDQRGQPTSTAALGRRLVELADAAHRGEAPAGVYHGTCSGETTWFGLARAAFELTGLDPERVRPTTSEKFPRPAPRPAYSVLGHGRWAAAGLGPMPDWHDSLREHLARAAAR is encoded by the coding sequence GTGACCCGGGAGACGGAGACGACCGAGAACACTGCTTCGCGGCTGCTGATCGTCGGCGCCGGCGGCATGCTCGGGCGCGAGCTGGCGGGCCTGCTGCGCGAAGCCGGCCGCGGGCCGGGCGCGCTGGGGCGGGCCGAGCTCGACGTGACCGACGCCTGCGCGGTCAAGGACGCGGTGGCCGGATACGACGTGGTCTTCAACGCCTCCGCGTGGACGGACGTGGACGGCGCCGAGACGCACGAGGACGAGGCCGCCGCGATCAACGGCGCGGCGGTGCGGAATCTGGCCGAGGCCTGCGCGGACGGCGGCGCGAAGCTGCTGCACATCTCCACCGACTACGTCTTCCCGGGCGACGCGACCGACCCGATCCGCGAGGACGCCCCCACCTCGCCGATCAACGCCTACGGCCGCACGAAGCTGCTCGGCGAGCAGGCCGTGCTCGAGGTGCTGCCGGACTCCGGCTACGTGGTGCGCACGGCGTGGCTCTACGGCCCGTACGGCAGGAACTTCGTGGCCACCATCCTGAACGCGGCCACCCAGCGCGAGCAGCTGGACGTGGTCGACGACCAGCGCGGGCAGCCGACCTCGACGGCCGCGCTGGGCCGGCGGCTGGTGGAGCTGGCCGACGCCGCGCACCGCGGCGAGGCCCCGGCCGGGGTCTACCACGGCACCTGCTCGGGCGAGACGACCTGGTTCGGGCTGGCCCGGGCCGCGTTCGAGCTGACCGGCCTGGACCCGGAGCGGGTGCGGCCGACCACGAGCGAGAAGTTCCCGCGCCCGGCGCCGCGTCCCGCGTACAGCGTGCTCGGGCACGGGCGCTGGGCGGCGGCCGGCCTCGGGCCCATGCCGGACTGGCACGACTCGCTGCGCGAGCACCTGGCCCGCGCCGCCGCACGATGA
- a CDS encoding nucleotide sugar dehydrogenase, which translates to MREEALSATRPDRFSRDVVVIGGGGHVGLPLAVALAARGATVAIYDISAQAVDTVNAGRLPFAEPGAAGPLAEAVASGRLAASTDPEIVATAEHVVVVIGTPVDEYLNPDQTAIPEAVGASIAHFREGQLVVLRSTVFPGVTALVEKTFAEQGVAVDTAFCPERIAEGKAMTELFELPQIVAGRTVRATERASRLFRLLTEQIVRVTPEEAEFAKLFTNVWRYIKFAAANQFYMMANDHGVDFERVRHAITYDYPRAADMPGAGFAAGPCLFKDTMQLTAVTANNFALGVSAMQVNEGLPLYVANRLERSYDLQDMTVGILGMAFKGDSDDIRSSLAYKLKRVLAFKAGAVVCTDPHVTVDRTLRPLEEVLDRADVLVIAAPHTEYRGLRIDKPVVDLWNLLGNGVRI; encoded by the coding sequence GTGCGTGAAGAGGCCCTGTCGGCGACACGTCCAGACCGCTTCAGCCGCGACGTGGTCGTGATCGGCGGCGGCGGCCATGTCGGCCTCCCGCTGGCCGTGGCACTCGCCGCGCGCGGAGCCACGGTCGCCATCTACGACATCAGCGCCCAGGCGGTGGACACCGTCAACGCGGGCCGGCTCCCGTTCGCCGAGCCCGGCGCGGCCGGGCCGTTGGCCGAGGCGGTGGCGTCCGGCCGGCTCGCGGCCAGCACCGACCCGGAGATCGTCGCCACCGCCGAGCACGTGGTGGTGGTCATCGGCACGCCGGTGGACGAATACCTCAACCCGGACCAGACCGCCATCCCCGAGGCGGTCGGCGCCTCCATCGCGCACTTCCGCGAGGGGCAGCTGGTGGTGCTGCGCTCCACCGTCTTCCCCGGCGTCACCGCGCTGGTGGAGAAGACCTTCGCGGAACAGGGCGTGGCCGTGGACACCGCGTTCTGCCCGGAGCGGATCGCCGAGGGCAAGGCGATGACGGAGCTGTTCGAGCTGCCGCAGATCGTGGCCGGGCGCACCGTGCGGGCCACCGAGCGCGCCTCGCGGCTCTTCCGCCTGCTGACCGAGCAGATCGTCCGGGTGACCCCGGAGGAGGCGGAGTTCGCCAAACTGTTCACCAACGTTTGGCGGTACATCAAGTTCGCCGCGGCGAACCAGTTCTACATGATGGCCAATGATCACGGTGTGGACTTCGAACGGGTCCGACACGCCATCACATATGACTATCCGAGGGCTGCCGACATGCCGGGCGCGGGTTTCGCGGCCGGCCCGTGCCTGTTCAAGGACACCATGCAGCTGACCGCGGTGACGGCCAACAACTTCGCCCTCGGTGTCAGTGCCATGCAGGTCAACGAGGGTCTGCCGCTGTACGTGGCGAACCGGCTGGAGCGCTCCTACGACCTGCAGGACATGACCGTGGGCATCCTCGGCATGGCCTTCAAGGGTGACAGCGACGACATCCGCTCCTCTCTGGCCTATAAGCTCAAGCGGGTCCTCGCGTTCAAAGCCGGCGCGGTGGTCTGTACCGATCCGCACGTCACGGTCGACCGGACGCTGCGCCCCCTGGAAGAGGTGCTCGACCGTGCGGATGTGTTGGTCATCGCGGCTCCCCATACCGAGTACCGTGGACTGCGCATCGACAAACCGGTCGTCGACCTCTGGAACCTGCTCGGTAACGGCGTACGTATATGA
- a CDS encoding DUF4307 domain-containing protein gives MTEYSATDQPRADEPQDGRPDAETAPTYTDPDFASRYGVKGGMSRTRKITLGVAGICVLAGVAGYIGWNEAHPEVQATVISFTTSGNSATVRFEVDKPANEMLECTLEAEDVKGEVIGTVNVPVLDKGTAKLDQQTTISATGTPNTVIVANCVKA, from the coding sequence ATGACCGAGTACAGCGCCACCGACCAGCCCCGCGCCGACGAGCCGCAGGACGGACGGCCCGACGCCGAGACCGCCCCCACCTACACCGACCCCGACTTCGCCTCACGCTACGGCGTGAAGGGCGGCATGTCGCGCACCCGCAAGATCACCCTCGGCGTGGCGGGCATCTGCGTGCTCGCCGGCGTGGCCGGCTACATCGGCTGGAACGAGGCCCACCCGGAGGTGCAGGCCACCGTCATCTCCTTCACCACCAGCGGAAACAGCGCGACCGTGCGGTTCGAGGTGGACAAGCCGGCGAACGAGATGCTCGAGTGCACCCTCGAGGCCGAGGACGTCAAGGGCGAGGTCATCGGCACGGTGAACGTCCCGGTGCTGGACAAGGGCACCGCGAAGCTGGATCAGCAGACGACCATCAGCGCCACCGGCACGCCCAACACCGTCATCGTCGCGAACTGCGTGAAAGCCTGA
- a CDS encoding glycosyltransferase produces the protein MLGTRESATLTRPVRLATGRPVPRVSIVIPAYREAENIVPALDRIFEGVLLPAEVLVVVDSPDDPTVPAVEAYRQYEPRLRWLHNTYGRGPANAIRFGISAASAKVAVVTMADGCDDPQQIDDLVRLVERGVAVAAASRYMPGGAQVGGPLFKGLLSSLAGRSLRIFARIGTRDATNSFKAYSTEFVRLVGIESRAGFEIGIELTAKARRARLPVAEIPTIWLDRREGVSNFRLAKWIPKYLRWYLFAFGRRLTLSALADRAHPDDEKE, from the coding sequence ATGTTAGGCACACGAGAGTCCGCGACACTGACGCGGCCGGTACGCCTCGCGACCGGCCGGCCCGTGCCGCGGGTCAGCATCGTCATCCCGGCGTACCGCGAGGCCGAGAACATCGTGCCCGCCCTGGACCGTATCTTCGAGGGCGTACTCCTGCCCGCCGAGGTGCTGGTCGTGGTGGACAGCCCGGACGACCCCACCGTCCCGGCGGTCGAGGCCTACCGGCAGTACGAGCCCCGGTTGCGCTGGCTGCACAACACCTACGGGCGCGGCCCGGCCAACGCCATCCGCTTCGGCATCAGCGCGGCCTCGGCCAAGGTGGCCGTGGTCACCATGGCCGACGGCTGCGACGACCCGCAGCAGATCGACGACCTGGTGCGGCTGGTGGAGCGCGGCGTGGCGGTGGCCGCGGCCTCCCGGTACATGCCGGGCGGGGCGCAGGTGGGCGGACCGCTGTTCAAGGGCCTGCTCTCCTCGCTGGCCGGCCGCTCGCTGCGGATCTTCGCCCGGATCGGCACCCGGGACGCGACGAACTCGTTCAAGGCCTACTCGACCGAGTTCGTGCGGCTGGTCGGCATCGAGAGCCGGGCCGGGTTCGAGATCGGGATCGAGCTGACCGCGAAGGCCCGCCGGGCCCGGCTCCCGGTCGCCGAGATCCCCACGATCTGGCTCGACCGCCGCGAGGGCGTGTCGAACTTCCGCCTGGCCAAGTGGATCCCGAAGTACCTGCGCTGGTACCTGTTCGCGTTCGGCCGGCGGTTGACGCTGAGCGCGCTGGCCGACCGCGCGCACCCGGACGACGAAAAGGAATAG
- a CDS encoding glycosyltransferase family 2 protein → MLPVFNEETVISDVIAHVLETFPHVVCVDDGSRDASAQRILGSGAHLLRHPINLGQGAALQTGLSYALEQPGAEYFVTFDADGQHRVEDVVRMVEVLRTKEADVVLGSRFLEAAHEVPPLKKLALRTVALFSRPSRKLGLTDAHNGLRAISRTAAEKIDITQAGMAHASELVDFLARSDFRVREIPVTIDYTEYSLSKGQSLLNGINIVFDLALRRRG, encoded by the coding sequence GTGTTGCCCGTCTTCAACGAGGAGACGGTGATCTCGGACGTGATCGCACACGTCCTCGAGACCTTCCCCCACGTGGTGTGCGTCGACGACGGCAGCCGCGACGCCTCGGCGCAGCGGATCCTCGGGTCCGGCGCGCACCTGCTGCGCCACCCCATCAACCTCGGCCAGGGCGCGGCCCTGCAGACCGGGCTGAGCTATGCGCTCGAGCAGCCCGGCGCCGAATACTTCGTCACCTTCGACGCGGACGGCCAGCATCGCGTGGAGGACGTGGTCCGGATGGTCGAGGTGCTGCGGACCAAGGAGGCCGACGTCGTGCTCGGCTCGCGCTTCCTGGAGGCCGCGCACGAGGTGCCGCCGCTCAAGAAGCTCGCGCTGCGCACGGTCGCGCTCTTCAGCCGGCCCTCGCGCAAGCTGGGCCTGACCGACGCGCACAACGGGCTGCGCGCGATCAGCCGCACCGCGGCCGAGAAGATAGACATCACCCAGGCGGGCATGGCGCACGCCTCCGAGTTGGTCGACTTCCTGGCCCGCTCGGACTTCCGGGTGCGCGAGATCCCGGTGACCATCGACTACACCGAATATTCGCTCTCGAAGGGCCAGTCGCTGCTCAACGGGATCAACATCGTCTTCGACCTCGCACTGCGCCGAAGGGGCTGA
- the rfbB gene encoding dTDP-glucose 4,6-dehydratase, which translates to MKILVTGGAGFIGSEYVRALLSERLPGSAGAGDTVTVYDKLTYSGNPANLDPVRAHAGFAFVQGDINDAALLDEVLPGHDAIVHFAAESHVDRSILGASDFVTTNVLGTQVLLDAARRHRIGRFLHVSTDEVYGSIDEGSWTEQWPIAPNSPYSAAKAGSDLLVLAAHRTHGMDTVVTRCSNNYGHYHFPEKVIPLFITNLMDGRHVPLYGDGGNVRDWLHVSDHCRGIHLALTKGRAGEVYNIGGGTETTNKELTELLLTATGRDWSYVDYVEDRLGHDRRYSLDITKISQELGYRPEIAFADGLAATVDWYRENRAWWEPLKAKAAL; encoded by the coding sequence ATGAAGATCCTGGTCACCGGTGGCGCCGGATTCATCGGCTCGGAGTACGTCCGAGCCCTGCTGAGCGAGCGGCTGCCCGGTTCGGCGGGCGCCGGCGACACCGTGACGGTGTACGACAAGCTGACATACTCGGGCAACCCGGCCAACCTGGATCCGGTTCGCGCGCACGCGGGTTTCGCCTTCGTGCAGGGCGACATCAACGACGCCGCACTGCTCGACGAAGTGCTTCCTGGTCATGACGCGATCGTGCACTTCGCGGCCGAGTCTCACGTGGACCGCTCGATTCTCGGCGCGTCGGATTTCGTCACCACCAACGTGCTGGGCACCCAGGTGCTGCTCGACGCGGCGCGCCGGCACCGGATCGGGCGCTTCCTGCACGTGTCCACGGACGAGGTCTACGGCTCGATCGACGAGGGCTCCTGGACCGAGCAGTGGCCGATCGCGCCGAACTCGCCGTACTCGGCCGCGAAGGCCGGCTCGGACCTGCTCGTGCTGGCCGCGCACCGCACCCACGGCATGGACACGGTCGTCACCCGCTGCTCGAACAACTACGGGCACTACCACTTCCCGGAGAAGGTCATCCCGCTGTTCATCACGAACCTGATGGACGGCCGGCACGTGCCGCTCTACGGCGACGGCGGCAACGTGCGCGACTGGCTGCACGTGTCCGACCACTGCCGCGGCATCCATCTGGCGTTGACCAAGGGCCGGGCCGGCGAGGTCTACAACATCGGCGGCGGCACCGAGACCACCAACAAGGAGCTCACCGAACTGCTGCTGACCGCGACCGGCCGGGACTGGTCGTACGTGGACTACGTCGAGGACCGCCTGGGCCACGACCGGCGCTACTCGTTGGACATCACGAAGATCTCGCAGGAGCTCGGCTACCGGCCCGAGATCGCGTTCGCCGACGGCCTGGCCGCCACGGTGGACTGGTACCGGGAGAACCGCGCCTGGTGGGAGCCGCTGAAGGCGAAGGCCGCGCTGTGA